The DNA sequence TAGTGTGTGCATAAAGTATCAGATAATTTAAAGTAATGTACAAAATACTTAAATTTTTAAGGAAACTAATTAACTTTGCTCGATAATCTTTTTTATTGAGAACAAAACAAATTTACATACCAAAATCTGTATCAGTATTTAAAAATCAATTATTGGTTTGGGCTCAGCAATTTGAAGAGGTACTTTGGTTAGATTCTAATAACTACCAGCAAAAATATTCAAATTTTGATGCTGTTTTGGCTGTAGATGCTTTTACCTGTATTCAAACCGATTTTTATGATGGTTTTGGAAAACTAAAGGAATATCAAACCAACATAAACGATTGGGTTTTTGGCTATTTAACTTATGATTTAAAAAATGATGTAGAACTTTTAGAATCTACTAATTTTGATGGTTTAGAGTTTCCTGACTTGTATTTTTTTCAACCTAAAAAACTGTTTTTAATAAAAGGCGATTCCGTTGAAATTCAATATCTAAATTATGTTGATGACGAAATTGAGTTTGATTTAAAAGATATTCAAAAATCAAATAATTTAAAAACCCACGATTCTAAAAAACTTATCAAGGTAAAATTGAGCATCCATAAAGATGAATATTTTGAAAAAGTAAATAATCTATTGGAGCATATTCATAGAGGCGATATTTATGAAGCTAATTTTTGTCAGGAATTTTATGCTGAGAATACAGAAATTCCCCCTTTAGAAACTTATCAAAAATTAAATGATATTTCAAAACCCCCATTTGCTACTTTTTTAAAATGTGGTGATAAATACGTATTATCAGCATCTCCTGAGCGTTATTTAAAAAAGGAAAAGAACACTATTATTTCGCAGCCTATAAAGGGCACAGCAAAACGTTCTGAGGATTTAGAAGAAGATAAATTGTTAAAAATCAATTTGTTTAATGATGAAAAAGAACGTAGTGAAAATATAATGATTGTCGATTTGGTGAGAAACGATTTGTCTAAAACAGCTGTAAAAGGTAGTGTAGAAGTGGAAGAACTCTGTAAAATTTACACGTTTGACCAAGTGCATCAAATGATTTCCACAGTAGTTTCAAAAGTTGAACTGCATACACATCCTGTTGACATTGTTAAAAGTACATTTCCAATGGGAAGTATGACAGGTGCACCAAAAATTTCAGCCATGAAAATAATTGAAGACTTAGAAGAAACCAAACGCGGACTATATTCTGGAGCCATTGGGTATTTTTCGCCCGAAAACGACTTCGATTTTAGTGTGGTTATCCGAAGTATTTTATACAATAGCACAAAAAAATATGTATCCTATTCCGTAGGTGGAGCCATTACAGCAAAAAGTGACCCACTTAAAGAATATGAAGAGTGTTTGGTTAAGGCTAAAGCCATGCGTCAGGTTTTAGAAAATTAGTTTACATGGTCATTAAAGTTTTTTTTAATTTCGTCAAAAATAAGTTCTATTCGCTTGATTTCAATCGTTTTTATTTGTGAAATCTCTTCAAAACTTAATTTCCCAAAAACATATAGATCCACAATATTTGAAACATTTAAAGGCAGCCAACTATATAAGTTTCCCAATGCTTTTTTTGAGTTGTCTAAGGTTAAATCTTGTTTGTTAAAAGCATTTAAAATAGAACTATTATTGTCGTCGTATAAAAAGAGATGCTGGTGTTTATTGTGTTGTTTGTATGATATATCATTTAGTTCTTCCGTCATAATATAGTCTAAGTCATCGTCAATAGTATAATTTTCTTCTAAATCATCTAATTCTTCTTGTAAAATAGAAGTAGTGCTCATTGTTTTATTATGAAAAGCTTCTTTTTTAAAAAGCGTATATAAATCGGCATCTACAATTTTAAATAGTTTAAGTTTTATATCTGAAGTATCGTTGTCTATATTATATCCATTTTCAAATAATTTTATAATACTTTCGTCAATAATACCATTGGAAGTGTACATGTTTTTAGGTAAAATTTTCATAGACTCTCCAATATATATTCTATGCTTAACGTAGGGATGTAAATGATGCGTAGCTGAAATCACTTTTTTATTAAAAGCAGTTTGAGTGGCTTTGTCGTTTAATTTTTCTAAAGAATTCATATATCAATCATTTAAAATTAACCCTTAAAAGGTACTAAATTTTACAATTTTAAACCAAAATAAATGTTATTTTAAATAGTATTTAACAGTCTTTTTTCAAAAGGCATTATTGTATATTTGACCTATGTTTTTACAATTTCAACAGCATATAAATTCGCACTTATCATTCTTGAAAGAACATAAAATTTTAATTGCTATTTCAGGAGGTAAGGATAGTGTGGTATTAACTCATTTATGTCATAAATTAAAATTGAATATATCGTTAGTTCACTGTAATTTTAATTTGAGAGGAATAGAAAGTGATGGTGATGAAGAATTTGTTTTGCAATTGGCAGAAGATTTAGATTTAGAAGTATTTATTGAAAGTTTTGATACAGAGACATATGCTAAAGAACAAAAATTATCTATTCAGTTAGCTTGCCGTGAGTTGCGTTATCATTGGTTTGCCGAATTGGCAGAACAGTTAAAGTTTGACTATGTTTTAACGGCGCATCATGCTGATGATAATTTGGAAACTTTTTTAATAAATTTTATTAGAGGCACTGGTTTAGAAGGGTTAACGGGGATTCCAGAAGTTAATGGTTTGTTTGTTAGACCAATTTTGTCTTTTTCTAGCGAAGATATTAATAGCTTTGCAAAAGCTAATCAAATAAAGTGGCGGGATGACAGTAGTAACGCTTCTAAAAAATACTTGCGTAATAAATTAAGGCATGATATTATTCCTATTTTAAAGGAAATGAATCCGCGCTTATTACAAAGTTTTCAAAACACGCAAAATAACCTAAAAGAATCAACAGAAATCGTTAAAGAACGTATGGATGATTTTTTAGCCAAAGCAATAGTAAGCATTGATGAAAATGAAGTGAAATTTAATATTTCAGAATTTAAAAAATTGAAGAATCCAAAGCCTTACTTATACGAATCTCTTAAAGAATTTGGTTTTACGCAGTGGGGGGATATTTTAAATTTATTAGATGCGGAAACAGGGAAGCAAGTGTTTTCTGAAAATTATAGACTGATAAAAAACAGAGCGCACTTATTGTTAAGTGAAATTGCGAAAAGTGTAAATAAGTCAATGTTAATTTCTGAAAAAGACAAGCAAATTCAAACCCCTTTTGGTACCTTGTTCTTTGATGAAAATGATGAGAGTCCAAATGATGTGTTTTCTGAAAGGCAAAACAATGTTATTTTTGTTGATAAAAATCAATTAAAATATCCATTAACCATAAGAAAATATGAAGAAGGTGATGTATTTTATCCATTTGGTATGATTGGAAAAAAGAAGTTAAGCAAATACTTTAAAGATGAAAAGTTATCGCTTTTAGATAAAGAAAAAGTATGGGTGCTTTGTTCTGGAAATGATATTGTATGGGTTGTTAATAGGCGAGCTGATAACCGGTTTAAAGTTACAAAAAACACCAAAAATATTCTAAAAATAGCACTTAAATAGCACTGTTTACTCAAGGGGTCTGCTTCAAGAGCGGTTGAGAGGAGTATCTCATTACGATAAATTAAAAACACCATTTTGAAATTACAAGGACAAATAGTAGATATACAACACAAACGCATTTATAAAGGTGAAATTACCTTTGAAAATGGAAAAATAATATCGATTGACAAAAAACAGCATGATATTAGTAACTACATACTCCCTGGTTTTATTGATGCTCATATTCATATTGAAAGTTCCATGTTGGTGCCTAGTGAATTTGCTAAATTAGCTGTAAAATATGGTACTGTTGCAACGGTTTCTGACCCGCATGAAATAGCAAATGTTTTGGGTGTTATGGGTGTTGAGTTTATGGTAGAAAACGGTAAAAAAGTACCTTTTAAATTCAATTTTGGAGCTCCATCTTGCGTACCTGCAACTCATTTTGAATCGGCTGGTGCTGTGATAGATTCTGATGATATAAAAAAACTTCTTGAAAACCCAGATATTAAGTATCTCGCAGAGATGATGAACTACCCAGGTGTTTTATTTGATGATGCTGCTGTTTTGAAAAAAATAGCTTGGGCAAATTATTATAATAAACCTATCGACGGACATGCGCCAGGGATAAAAGGTAACGATATTTCCAAATATATTGATGCAGGAATATCTACAGATCATGAGTGTTTTACCTATGAAGAAGCTTTAGAAAAACTTCAAAAGGGTATGAAAATATTAATAAGAGAAGGGAGTGCGGCTAAAAATTTTGAAGCATTAATAGATTTATTACCAAAATATTTTGAAAACATGATGTTTTGTAGTGATGACAAGCATCCTGATGATTTGCTGATTGGTCATATCAACCAACTTTGTTCTCGAGCGGTATCTAAAGGGATAGATGTGTTTAAGGTGTTGCAAGTAGCATGTATAAATCCAGTAAGTCATTATAATTTAGATGTTGGTTTGTTAAAAATAAATGACGATGCAGATTTCATTGTTGTCGAAGATTTAAAAGATTTTAATACCCTTCAAACTTATATTAATGGCGAGTTGGTTTTTGATAAAGGAATTTCTTTAATAGAGACTATTTCGTTTAAAAACTTGAATAATTTTAATTGTAATACGAAAGAGGTGTCGGATTTTAAAATAGCATCTTCAACTCAAAAAATCCGAGTTATTGAAGCTTTGGAAGGCCAATTAGTAACAAATGAACTTGTAGAAGAGGCCTTAATTGAAAATGGAAATTTGGTATCCAATGTAGAAAAAGATATTTTGAAAATAACGGTTGTTAATCGCTATCAAAATCAAAAACCTGCGATGGCTTTTATTAAAAATTTTGGGTTAAAAGAAGGTGCTATTGCGTCGTCAGTTGGTCATGATTCTCATAATATTATTGCTGTTGGCGTTTCAGATGAAGCTATTTGTAAGGCTGTGAATTTAATCATAGAAAATAAGGGAGGTATTTGTGCGGTTTCCAATTTTAAAGAAAAAATTGTCTCGCTTCCTGTGGCTGGTATTATGAGTGATAAAAATGGGGGAATTATTGGAAAGCAATATGCTGAACTTGATGATATGGCAAAGCAGATGGGATCCAATTTACACGCTCCATTTATGACCCTGTCATTTATGGCATTATTAGTTATTCCTACACTTAAATTGAGTGATAAAGGTTTGTTTAATGGAAGCGATTTTAAATTTATACCTCTAGAAGTTTAGTGAGAATTATTATTATGATTTAAGATAATAAATAAAGCCTACCATTAGTAAACTATGATATTTGAATTTAAAATATCAACAGACTGTGATAGAAAATTATGAAATATGCCAATATTAGAACCTAGTTATTCACCGCGATTTTACTTTAAAAACGGATTTGTGTCAACTGTATATTCTGGTTTAGTTCGGCGTGTTGAACTCATACAGGAACGAGAACGTATTACTTTAAATGATGGCGATTTTTTAGATTTAGATTGGAGTTTTTCTGAAGAAAAAACAAATAAACTTATCATTTTATTACATGGTTTAGAAGGGAATGGACAACGCCCTTACATGAAAGGAGCAGCAAAATTATTTAACAACAATAATAGTGATGCAGTTTGTGTTAATTTTAGAGGTTGTAGTGGTGAAGATAACTTGAAATTTAGAAGTTATCATTCTGGTGCTACAGAAGATTTAGAAGCTGTAATACAACATGCTATTTTTGAAAAAAAATATACTGAAATTTACTTAAAAGGGATCAGTTTAGGTGCTAATATTATTTTGAAATATTTAGGAGAAAGGCATGATATTCCTAAAGAAGTTAAGGCTGCAATTGCGGTTTCTGTACCTTGTTATTTGGCAGGTTCAGCAAAAGAATTGCATACATTTAAAAATAAATTATACCATGATCGATTTTTAAAACATTTAGTAAAAAGATTAAAAATTAAACAAGAGCGGTTTCAAGATTTATTGAGTTTAGAAGCGTTAAATTCTATAAAGATATTGGCAGATTTTGATAATGTATACACTTCAAAAGCACATGGTTTTAAAGATGCACAAGACTATTATGAAAAAAGTAGTTGTTTACAGTTTCTACCAAATATTCAAACACCATCACTAATTATTAATGCGCTAAACGATTCGTTTTTATCTCCCGAATGTTACCCAGTAAAAGAAGCAAAAAGCAATCCAAACCTTTTTTTAGAAATGCCTAAGCAAGGTGGGCATTCAGGTTTTGTAGATAGAAAAAATGTCTATTACAATGAAAAACGAGCTTTGGAGTTTGTGACTTCAATATAACTTAGTTGTTGTGTAAAGGTTTGTGCTTTTATTGGAAGTTGAGTCTTGAATAGATATACCATCAATTAATTCGGTTTTATTCATTTGTTGCAGAGTGGTTTATGAAGTTAATTCATCTCCATTAATGATTTTTTTGTTGACTATGTAAATGTAACTGTTGAAATAAAAAGTATGGCAATAAATAATAACATTTCCATTATGTTTATTTTATAATGAATTAAACCAGTACGTTTTGAGTATGTTGTTTTAATTATTATAATATTTTTAATAAAAAAATATTATAATAATTAAAATTATGTTAAAAAATTATTAATACCTAAAATCGACTTCGTTTTTTTCTATTTTAAACAACTAAATATAAATAATTTTTAAAAAAAATAACCATGCCAACCTTTACTTTAAAAATTAATAACAAAATACATTCTGTTGAAGCAGATATGGACACTCCATTACTTTGGGTTTTAAGAGATCAAATAGACCTTGTAGGAACAAAATTTGGCTGTGGAATAGGACAATGTGGGGCTTGTACTGTTCATGTCGATGGCAATGCAATGCGGAGTTGTTTATTGCAAGTATCACAAGCAGTAGGCATGAATATAACAACCATCGAGGGTCTTTCTGAAGATGGAAAACACCCTGTTCAAGAAGCTTGGAAAGAAATTGATGTACCACAATGTGGTTATTGCCAAGCAGGACAAATTATGACAGCATCGGCTTTTTTAAATAGAAACCCAAATCCTAGCAATTCAGAAATTAGAAATGCTATGCACGGAAATATTTGTAGATGCGCCGCTTACAATAGTATAGAAAAAGCAGTAAAAGTAGCTGCTGATAAATTAAGTTAATTAAAAAAACACTTCTTAAAAATGGAAACAAAAAAACAAATTATATTTAGCAGAAGATCGTTTTTAAAAACATCAACTTTAGCCAGTGGCGGTATGCTTATAGGGTTTAATTTATTTAATGCTTGTAAATCGGATGTCGCACCACCAATAGATTTAAGTCAGTTAAATTATGATGATTTTAATGCATTTATAAAAATTTCATCAGAGGGTAAAGTCACAATATTTTCACCAAACCCTGAAATAGGTCAAGGGGTAAAAACATCAATGCCAATGATTATAGCCGAAGAATTGGATGTGCCTTGGAAAGATGTTTATGTGGTGCAAGCTCCTTTAGACACTAAAAATTACACACGCCAAGTAGCAGGAGGTAGTGGCTCTATACGAGCTTCATGGGAACCATTAAGACAAACAGGTGCAACGGCAAAGCAAATGTTAATTAAAGCAGCTGCTATAAGATGGGGAGTAGATGTAACAGAATGTAGTGCAACAGAAGGTGTTATAAGTAATGCTAAAGGAGAAAAATTAGGTTATGGTGATGTAGTTAAAGAAGCAGCGGTATTAGAAGTGCCAGAAAATATTACTTTAAAAGATCCCAAAGATTTTAAAATTATAGGAAAAGGAAAAGGGAATGTAGATATTGATAAAATTATTACAGGAAAGCCTTTGTTTGGTTTAGATTACAAAGAAGAAGGTATGTTATATGCCTGTGTGTTAAGACCGCCAGCATTTGGACAGATATTAGATTCTTATGATGATTCTATGGCAAGAAACATCCCAGGAGTAGTAGATGTTATAACCATTGGGGAAAAGGCTCGTGCCATCTTAAATGTTGAAAAACCGAATTGGTCTGCGCAAATGAGCAAAAGTGATAAGGTTGTAGTGTTAGCAAAAAACACTTGGGCGGCTATAAAAGGTAAAAAGGCTATTAAAGCTGTATGGAAAGTAAGTACTAAATTAGAAAGCACTGAAGATCATGATGTTATATTAAATGATTTGCTTAACGGCAATACCTTTGACAATCGAAGAAAAGATGGTGATGTTAAAAAGGCATTTGCTGAAGCAGATAAAGTCATTGAGCGCGTCTATGAAGCTCCTTTTTTACCGCATAATCCTATGGAACCTATGAACTTCTTTGCTAATGTAACGCCTGAAAAGGTGCACTTGGTTGGTCCGGTTCAAACACCGGAAGCAGCACAAAAAGTTGTTAGTGAGATGTTAAGACGAGATCTGGAGGATATTCATTTAGAAATGACTAGAATGGGTGGTGGTTTTGGCAGACGATTATATGGGGATTTTGTTTATGAAGCAGCCGAAATTTCCGCCAAGGCAAAGAAGCCTATAAAAATGATGTCTACACGGGAAGATGATATGACAACTGGTGTTTACAGACCTTCTACAAAGTACAAGTTTTCAGCATCTATTAAGGAAGGAAAAATAACAGGCTATCATTTAAAAGATGCGGCAGTAAACAACAACTTGTATAAACCAATTACAACCTTTTTTCCAGCAGGGTCTATTGAAAACTTTCAAGTAGATAGTGTTAACTACAAAAGCAATATAACTACAGGTGCTTGGAGAGCGCCTATTACTAATTTTTTAGCATTTGCAGAACAAAGTTTTTTTGATGAGCTTGCAGAAGAACTCGGAATAGATTGTGTGCAGTTGCGTATGGATTTAATGGAAAAAGCTAAACAAAATCCAGAGGCAAACATTAGTTATGAACCAGCACGTTTGCAGGATGTTTTAAAATTAGCTGCTGAAAAAGCGAACTGGGGGAATGTAGCTAAAAATGTTTACCAAGGAGTATCTGCGTATTATAGTCATGCCAGCTATGTAGCAGAAATAGCAGATGTTGTTATAGAAAATAAAGAACCAATTGTGAAGAGGGTAACTTGCGCTGTAGATTGTGGTATTGTAGTTAATCCTTTAGGTGCTATGAATCAGGCAAAAGGGGGGGTTATTGATGGTTTAGGCCATGCACTATATGCAGATTTTAGTATTAGTAATGGTATTCCTCAATCCAATAATTTTAATTCATATCAGCTTATTCGTATGGGGCAAACACCAAAAGTTGATGTGTATTTTGTAGAAAGTGATGTTAATCCAACAGGGCTTGGAGAGCCAACTTTACCTCCTATAGGCGCTGCTGTAGCAAATGCTATTTACAAGGCTACAGGGAAAAGACTTTATAAGCAACCTTTCATGAGCAATTTAATTTTAGATAAAGTCACAGGGTAATTTTTTATGACTCATGAATTTAAAAATATAATTGAGGAAGCTACTAAAGCTAAAATACATGGATTAAAATCTGTTTTGGCGTCGGTCGTAGATTTGGATGGGTCATCTTACAGACGCCCTGGAGTTAGAATGCTCATTCTTGAAAATGGAAACATGGTTGGAGCAGTAAGCGGTGGTTGTGTTGAAAAGGAAATTTTATTGCAATCTGAATCTGTTTTTAAAACTTCTAAACCTAAAATGATGACTTACGATGGTAGATATCGTTTGGGTTGTGAGGGTGTTTTATATATTCTGTTAGAAGAAGTCGCTTTTGATGAGGCTTTTGAGTCGTCTTTCTTTAAATGTTTGAATAAAAGGATATCGTTTGATATTATTTCTCGGTATGAAAAGAAAGCGGGATTTTATAAAGGTTTAGGGTCTGAAGTGAAAATTGGAGAAAATTATTTCTCTATTTCAAATAAAACCTCAAAAAATGCAGATAGCTTAATTTTTTGTCAAGTAATGCCCCCGTGTTTTAAATTAATAATCATTGGGGCGGAACATGATGCGGTGCAATTATGTAAATACGCATACTTAACGGGTTGGGAAGTGACTATCGTTGCAGGAGTTAAAGAGCATAAATCGATTAAAGAATTTCCAGGGGCTAATAAGTTTATGGCGTGCGCACCAGAGGATATAGATGTTACTAATGTTGATAATCAGACAGCTATTGTATTAATGACTCATAATTTTGCATACGACTTACGATTTTTGGTGGCTATAAATAAAACACAGCCTATTTATATTGGATTATTAGGTCCAAGCAAAAGAAGAGATGATTTATTATCTCAGTTTATAGAATATTGTCCAGACATATCAGATGAATTTTTAGAATCTGTTTATGGACCTGCTGGTCTTAATATAGGTTCAGAAACATCTCAGGAAATAGCGGTGTCTATTGTTTCAGAGATTTTATCGGTAGCTCGAAAAGAGGAGCCAATTTTTTTAAGTAAAAAAGCAGGTAGGATTCACTCAAAGGATTAAAAAATGTTATGTTTAACAAAACCCAAATGATAGCAACTGTAATTTTAGCGGCTGGTGCTTCAAAACGAATGGGAGTACCTAAGCAATTGTTAAAATGGGGTGATAGTACATTATTAGAGCATGCTATAGTTCAGGCTTTACAATTGAATACTATAGAGGTTATAGTGGTATTGGGGGCAAATTTTAATCGTATAAAACCACAAATAGAACATTATCCTATAACTATTTTAAATAATAAAAATTGGGAAGTAGGTTTAGGAAAATCTATTGCATTTGCTGTAGAATATCTAATAAAATCTAAACGTTCTATAGAAGGTGTTCTTATTACATTAGCTGACCAGCCATTTATAGAAAGCTCTTTTTTGAATCTTTTAATTGATGGTTTTTTGCCGAACAAAAGCCAAATTATAGCGACATTATATGAGGATGCAAAACAAGGAGTTCCTGTACTTTTTTGTAAAAAATACTTCAATGAATTATCTTATTTGAATGATGATATTGGTGCCAAAGTGCTTTTGGAAAAGCATGGAGTTGAGGTTAAAGTTTTCAAACCAAAAATAGAAAATATCGATATGGATTTTAAAATAGACTATAATTATTTCTACAATAAGAATTTCAAGAAGTAGTTTGTCTCTTTTTTAACTTAGTTAATTTAGATAATCATTTTGTTGGTTTTAACCTACTATTCTTTTTCACTTAAATATATGAGTAAATCTCCCATTAATAAAGCAAATACACCAGAATCGTTTAATGATTTAAAAATAAAAACGCCACCAACAAGTACAGCAGGGTTTGAAGCGTTGAAAGTGGCTTTTGGACATGCAATAAAATACATGAAACTTACAGATACATTTAAAATTTCCTTAAAAATGAATCAAAAAGGAGGTTTTGATTGTCCGGGTTGTGCATGGCCAGATCCAGATGATGAACGTTCTACATTGGGAGAATATTGTGAAAATGGTTTAAAAGCTATTGCAGAAGAGGCGCAAAATAAATTAGTTACGGCGGATTTTTTCTTAAAACATTCAGTAGATGAATTAGCAGGATTATCTGATTTTGAAATAGGAAAATCAGGACGTTTGGCTGAACCTATGTTTTTGGAGGAAGAAGCCACACATTATAAACCTATTTCTTGGAAAGATGCTTTTAATAAAGTTGGAAAACACTTAAATGCACTTTCTCATCCTGATGAAGCTGTATTTTATACTTCGGGAAGAACCACCAATGAAGCCGCTTTTTTATATCAATTGTTTGTTCGAGAGTTTGGAACGGCTAATTTACCTGATTGTTCCAATATGTGCCATGAAGCAAGTGGGGCTGCATTAAGTGAAACTTTAGGAGTGGGCAAAGGTTCTGTGGTTTTGGATGATTTGTATAAAGCAGATTTGGTTATGGTTATTGGGCAAAATCCCGCTACGAATCATCCTAGAATGTTATCAGCTTTAGAGAAATGTAAAAATAATGGTGGAAAAATTATAGCTATTAATCCGTTACCTGAAGCTGGGCTAATGAAGTTTACCAATCCGCAGAACCCCATAAAATTATTAACTGGCGGAACAAAACTTGCAGATGTATTTGTGCCCATCACTATTAATGGAGATGTAGCTTTTACCAAAGCGGTACTTCTTAAGTTATTAGAAAAAGA is a window from the Pseudalgibacter alginicilyticus genome containing:
- the pabB gene encoding aminodeoxychorismate synthase component I, producing the protein MRTKQIYIPKSVSVFKNQLLVWAQQFEEVLWLDSNNYQQKYSNFDAVLAVDAFTCIQTDFYDGFGKLKEYQTNINDWVFGYLTYDLKNDVELLESTNFDGLEFPDLYFFQPKKLFLIKGDSVEIQYLNYVDDEIEFDLKDIQKSNNLKTHDSKKLIKVKLSIHKDEYFEKVNNLLEHIHRGDIYEANFCQEFYAENTEIPPLETYQKLNDISKPPFATFLKCGDKYVLSASPERYLKKEKNTIISQPIKGTAKRSEDLEEDKLLKINLFNDEKERSENIMIVDLVRNDLSKTAVKGSVEVEELCKIYTFDQVHQMISTVVSKVELHTHPVDIVKSTFPMGSMTGAPKISAMKIIEDLEETKRGLYSGAIGYFSPENDFDFSVVIRSILYNSTKKYVSYSVGGAITAKSDPLKEYEECLVKAKAMRQVLEN
- the tilS gene encoding tRNA lysidine(34) synthetase TilS, with the protein product MKEHKILIAISGGKDSVVLTHLCHKLKLNISLVHCNFNLRGIESDGDEEFVLQLAEDLDLEVFIESFDTETYAKEQKLSIQLACRELRYHWFAELAEQLKFDYVLTAHHADDNLETFLINFIRGTGLEGLTGIPEVNGLFVRPILSFSSEDINSFAKANQIKWRDDSSNASKKYLRNKLRHDIIPILKEMNPRLLQSFQNTQNNLKESTEIVKERMDDFLAKAIVSIDENEVKFNISEFKKLKNPKPYLYESLKEFGFTQWGDILNLLDAETGKQVFSENYRLIKNRAHLLLSEIAKSVNKSMLISEKDKQIQTPFGTLFFDENDESPNDVFSERQNNVIFVDKNQLKYPLTIRKYEEGDVFYPFGMIGKKKLSKYFKDEKLSLLDKEKVWVLCSGNDIVWVVNRRADNRFKVTKNTKNILKIALK
- the ade gene encoding adenine deaminase — protein: MKLQGQIVDIQHKRIYKGEITFENGKIISIDKKQHDISNYILPGFIDAHIHIESSMLVPSEFAKLAVKYGTVATVSDPHEIANVLGVMGVEFMVENGKKVPFKFNFGAPSCVPATHFESAGAVIDSDDIKKLLENPDIKYLAEMMNYPGVLFDDAAVLKKIAWANYYNKPIDGHAPGIKGNDISKYIDAGISTDHECFTYEEALEKLQKGMKILIREGSAAKNFEALIDLLPKYFENMMFCSDDKHPDDLLIGHINQLCSRAVSKGIDVFKVLQVACINPVSHYNLDVGLLKINDDADFIVVEDLKDFNTLQTYINGELVFDKGISLIETISFKNLNNFNCNTKEVSDFKIASSTQKIRVIEALEGQLVTNELVEEALIENGNLVSNVEKDILKITVVNRYQNQKPAMAFIKNFGLKEGAIASSVGHDSHNIIAVGVSDEAICKAVNLIIENKGGICAVSNFKEKIVSLPVAGIMSDKNGGIIGKQYAELDDMAKQMGSNLHAPFMTLSFMALLVIPTLKLSDKGLFNGSDFKFIPLEV
- a CDS encoding YheT family hydrolase, whose amino-acid sequence is MPILEPSYSPRFYFKNGFVSTVYSGLVRRVELIQERERITLNDGDFLDLDWSFSEEKTNKLIILLHGLEGNGQRPYMKGAAKLFNNNNSDAVCVNFRGCSGEDNLKFRSYHSGATEDLEAVIQHAIFEKKYTEIYLKGISLGANIILKYLGERHDIPKEVKAAIAVSVPCYLAGSAKELHTFKNKLYHDRFLKHLVKRLKIKQERFQDLLSLEALNSIKILADFDNVYTSKAHGFKDAQDYYEKSSCLQFLPNIQTPSLIINALNDSFLSPECYPVKEAKSNPNLFLEMPKQGGHSGFVDRKNVYYNEKRALEFVTSI
- a CDS encoding (2Fe-2S)-binding protein, with amino-acid sequence MPTFTLKINNKIHSVEADMDTPLLWVLRDQIDLVGTKFGCGIGQCGACTVHVDGNAMRSCLLQVSQAVGMNITTIEGLSEDGKHPVQEAWKEIDVPQCGYCQAGQIMTASAFLNRNPNPSNSEIRNAMHGNICRCAAYNSIEKAVKVAADKLS
- a CDS encoding xanthine dehydrogenase family protein molybdopterin-binding subunit: METKKQIIFSRRSFLKTSTLASGGMLIGFNLFNACKSDVAPPIDLSQLNYDDFNAFIKISSEGKVTIFSPNPEIGQGVKTSMPMIIAEELDVPWKDVYVVQAPLDTKNYTRQVAGGSGSIRASWEPLRQTGATAKQMLIKAAAIRWGVDVTECSATEGVISNAKGEKLGYGDVVKEAAVLEVPENITLKDPKDFKIIGKGKGNVDIDKIITGKPLFGLDYKEEGMLYACVLRPPAFGQILDSYDDSMARNIPGVVDVITIGEKARAILNVEKPNWSAQMSKSDKVVVLAKNTWAAIKGKKAIKAVWKVSTKLESTEDHDVILNDLLNGNTFDNRRKDGDVKKAFAEADKVIERVYEAPFLPHNPMEPMNFFANVTPEKVHLVGPVQTPEAAQKVVSEMLRRDLEDIHLEMTRMGGGFGRRLYGDFVYEAAEISAKAKKPIKMMSTREDDMTTGVYRPSTKYKFSASIKEGKITGYHLKDAAVNNNLYKPITTFFPAGSIENFQVDSVNYKSNITTGAWRAPITNFLAFAEQSFFDELAEELGIDCVQLRMDLMEKAKQNPEANISYEPARLQDVLKLAAEKANWGNVAKNVYQGVSAYYSHASYVAEIADVVIENKEPIVKRVTCAVDCGIVVNPLGAMNQAKGGVIDGLGHALYADFSISNGIPQSNNFNSYQLIRMGQTPKVDVYFVESDVNPTGLGEPTLPPIGAAVANAIYKATGKRLYKQPFMSNLILDKVTG
- a CDS encoding XdhC family protein; translated protein: MTHEFKNIIEEATKAKIHGLKSVLASVVDLDGSSYRRPGVRMLILENGNMVGAVSGGCVEKEILLQSESVFKTSKPKMMTYDGRYRLGCEGVLYILLEEVAFDEAFESSFFKCLNKRISFDIISRYEKKAGFYKGLGSEVKIGENYFSISNKTSKNADSLIFCQVMPPCFKLIIIGAEHDAVQLCKYAYLTGWEVTIVAGVKEHKSIKEFPGANKFMACAPEDIDVTNVDNQTAIVLMTHNFAYDLRFLVAINKTQPIYIGLLGPSKRRDDLLSQFIEYCPDISDEFLESVYGPAGLNIGSETSQEIAVSIVSEILSVARKEEPIFLSKKAGRIHSKD
- a CDS encoding nucleotidyltransferase family protein, translated to MIATVILAAGASKRMGVPKQLLKWGDSTLLEHAIVQALQLNTIEVIVVLGANFNRIKPQIEHYPITILNNKNWEVGLGKSIAFAVEYLIKSKRSIEGVLITLADQPFIESSFLNLLIDGFLPNKSQIIATLYEDAKQGVPVLFCKKYFNELSYLNDDIGAKVLLEKHGVEVKVFKPKIENIDMDFKIDYNYFYNKNFKK